Part of the Qipengyuania sp. SS22 genome, AATGCCGCCCCGCCTAACCCGCGCGCAATTCCTCGGCCAGCAGTTCGAAATCCGCACGCCTTGGCGAGTTCTTGCGCCAGATCAGCGCGATTTCGCGGGTGGCGTTCTTTGATTTGAGCGGGCGGGCGACCACGTCGGTCCCGTTGAGGATCCCCGCATCGACCGCCATCTTGGGCAGCATGGTCAGGCCGAGGTCGTTATCGACCATCTGCACCAGCGTATGCAGGCTGGTGCCGATCATCGTCGCGCTGGCGCGCATTTCGGGCCGGTTGCACGCGGCCAGCGCGTGGTCCTTCAGGCAGTGGCCGTCCTCGAGCAAGAGAAGCCGTCCCTCGTCGATCATGCTCGGGGGCACGAAGTCGGGCGGATCGCGCGGGTCGTCCTTGGGGAAGGCGACGTAGAGTTCGTCATCGGCGATATGCGCCTTTTCCACCTCGCCGGTGGCGAAGGGCAGCGCGAGCAGCACGCAATCGACGCGGCCGTGCTGGAGCGATTCGACCGCGTCGTGGCTGGTTTCCTCGCGCAGCAGCAGTTCGAGGTCGGGTCGTTCGCGGCGCAGGCGCGGGAGAAAGCGCGGCAGCAGGAACGGTGCGATCGTGGGGATCACGCTCATCCGCAGCTGGCCCGCCAGCGGTTTGCCCGCCGCCTGCACCAGATCGGCCAGTTCCTCCGCCTCGCGCAGGATGCGATGCGCCTTGTCGACCACCTGGTTGCCCAGCGCGGTGAAGCGCACCACGCGGCGGCTGCGCTCGACCAGCGTCACGCCTAGCAGCGATTCAAGCTCGCGAATGCCCGCCGACAGAGTCGATTGCGACACGAAGCTGGCCTCCGCCGCGCGCCCGAAATGGCCGTGCTCGTGGAGCGCGACGAGATATTGGAGCTGCTTGAGCGTGGGGAGGTAGGTGGACATTTCTAACCCATATCCGTCATTGCGAGGAGCCGCAGGCGACGCGGTAATCCAGTAAACTCGGCACTGGATTGCCGCGCGGCTGCGCCGCTCGCAATGACTATTTGCGTTTTATTCCGCTGCCTGCGCTTCGACCATGCCGGCGTGCAGTTCATCGACATGGGTCATCAGCAGGCGGCCGTCCTTGACCGCGAAAGCCAGCCGGCCTTCGACCAGTTCGAGCGCATCCTTGCCGAACACTTCGTAACGCCAGCCGGTCAGGATCTTGAGGTCGCGCGCTCCCGCGGCGAGCGCTTCCATCTCGTCGGCCTTGGTCAGCAGCCGCGAGGCGACGTCGATCTCGCGTGCGCGGATCTTGAGCAGCAGCTTGAGCAAATCGGCGACCAGCGCGCCTTCCTTGCCCAGCGGCGCACCGCGCTTGGGCTTGTCGGGCATTTCCTCCTTCGGCAGCGGTTCGGCCTTGTCGAGCACCTTGAGAAGTCGTTTGCCGATGTCGTTGTCTTTCCATGCATTCGACAGGCCGCGGACCTTGATCAGGTCGGGCTGCTTCTTGGGCGGGTGGCTGGCAATATCGGCCAGCGTCTCGTCGCGCATGATACGTCCGCGCGGAATGTTCTTGTGCTGCGCCTCGCTCTCGCGCCAGGCGGCCAGCGCCTTGAGGCGTCCGAGTACTGCCGGGTTCCGTCCCGGCGAGCGGATGCGCTTCCACGCGATATCGGCGTCATTGGCGTAATTCGCCGGATCGGCCAGCTTTTCCATTTCGGCATCGAGCCATACGCCGCGGCCGGTCTTCATCAGCTTCTTGAGGATGCGCGGGAAGATGTCCGCCAGATGGGTGACATCGCCGATCGCATATTCGATCTGCCGTTCGGTTAGCGGACGGCGGCCCCAGTCGGTAAAGCGCGCGCCCTTGTCGATCGTCAGGCCCAGCCAGCTTTCGACCAGATTGGCATAACCGATCTGTTCCGACTGGCTGATCGCCATCATCGCGATCTGCGTATCGAAGATCGGCTGCGGGGTCTTGCCGGTGAAATTATAGACGATCTCGACGTCCTGCCCGCCGGCATGGAAGACCTTGAGCACCTCGTCATTGTCGCACATCAGGTCCCATAGCGGGGTGAGGTCGATGCCATCGGCCAGCGGATCGATCGCCGCGGCCTCTTCCTCATTGCCGATCTGCACCAGGCACAGCTCGGGCCAATAGGTGTTCTCGCGCATGAATTCGGTGTCGACGCAGACGAAATCGCTTTTCGCCAGTCGCTCGCACAGTTCGGCCAGCGGTGCAGTCTCGGTAATAAGTTCGTGTATTTTCATCGTATCTTTTCGTTTCTGTCGGGCGGAGTGCCGCCCCCGGGCCGGGGCCCATCGAGTTGCGGGCTTGTCCCGCAGGTTCAGGCTAGCGCGTCTGGCGTGGCCCGCAATCGTTCGGCGGCACCTATGCACCGTCGCGATGCGCGCCGCTTTAGACCTGCCGCAAGTCCGGTCAAGACGGTCTTAACGCTTGGGTGCCATGGTGCACCCCATGTCCCGCATGGAATTCCAGCATGCTTTCGATGCCGTCGCAGCCACGCCCGGCTTCGACCGCGCGCCGCTGTGGCGGGCCTATCCCGATGCCGCGCACCTGCTTTCGCACAGGCTCGAGATCGAACCGTGCTTCGACTGGTCGCGCCTTGCCGATACCATCGCGGCAGCCGATCGCGCGCTGATCGAGATACGCGAGGATACGCCGCAGCAGCGCTTCCGCATATTGCCCAAGTATCCGGCGGATCTGCGGCCCATGGTGCATGGGCTCGAGGGCAAGAAGCGCTGGATCATGCTGCGAGAGCTGGACAGATGGCCCGATTTCGCGCCGCTCGTCGCCGATATCCTGCAGGCAGTCGCGCCGGTGGTCGAAACGCGGACCGGCGCGATCGTCAAACCCACCGCGTTCCTGTTCATCAGCTCGCCGGGGCTCGTCACCCCGCTGCATTTCGATCCGGAATACAATATCCTGTTCCAGATCAGCGGCCGCAAACGGTTCACCATCCTGCCGCTATCCTGCGGCTTGCCGTCCCGGTCGGACAATGAACGCTTCCACCGCAGCGGCGACAATCTGCTCGAATGGCGGCCCGAACTGGCCGCGCAGGGCTGGCCCTTCGACCTTGCCCCGGGCGATGCGCTCCACGTTCCCTTCAAGGCGCCGCACACGGTGACGGTCGGGGACGAACCGTCAATCTCGCTTTCGGTTACCTGGCGTTCGCACAGCAGTCTGCTGCAGGACGATGCGTGGGCGATGAACGGCCTGCTCGCGCGCTGCGGGGTGAGGGCGCCCGAGCCGGGGGTGCGCCCGTGGATGCGCGCCGGCACGCTGCGCGCCTTGCGCCGGGCGCGACTCGCCTAGCCCGGACCCAGAGAAATCTTGACAAAACGGCCCTTGGTGGCTGTTAGGGGCGCGCTCTCGTGCGGCGCCCGGATGCGCGCGCGGTTCCAACCAATCTCCGGCAGAAAGATCGAGCTTTAGATGCACGCCTATCGTACCCATACCTGCGCCGCGCTAACCAAGGACAATGTCGGCGATACCGTTCGCCTGTCGGGCTGGGTGCATAACAAGCGCGATCATGGCGGCGTGCTGTTCGTCGATCTGCGCGACCATTATGGCATCACCCAGATCGTTGCCGACGAGGACAGCGAGGCGCTGCCGATCCTCGACAAGCTCAAGCTGGAATCGGTCGTCACCATCGATGGCGTGGTCAAGGCGCGCGCCGATGCCGCGGTAAACCCGAACCTGCCGACCGGGGCGATCGAGGTTTTCGCCCACGCGGTAAATGTGCAGAGCCGTGCGGACGATCTCCCGCTGATCGTCAATTCGGCCGAGGATTATCCCGAAGAGACGCGCCTCAAATACCGCTTCGTCGACCTGCGGCGCGAGCGCGTCCACGCCAACATCATGCTGCGCAACAAGGTCATTACCTCGCTGCGCCGCCGGATGACCGATCAGGGCTTCAGCGAATTCCAGACGCCGATCCTGGGCGCTTCCAGCCCCGAGGGTGCGCGCGACTACCTCGTGCCCAGCCGCCTGCACCCGGGCCGCTTCTACGCGCTCCCGCAGGCGCCGCAGATGTTCAAGCAGTTGCTGATGGTTGCCGGTTTCGATCGCTATTTTCAGATCGCGCCGTGTTTCCGCGATGAAGACCTGCGCGCCGACCGCAGCCCCGAGTTCTACCAGCTTGATTTCGAGATGAGCTTCGTCACGCAGGAAGACGTGTTCCAGGCGATCGAGCCCGTGCTGGCCGGTGTGTTCGAGGAATTTTCGGGCGGCAAGAGCGTGACGCCCGCAGGCGAGTTCCCGCGCATCCCCTATGCCGAAGCGATGCTCAAGTATGGCTCCGACAAGCCCGATCTGCGCAACCCGCTGATCATCAGCGATGTCACCAGCCACTTCGAGAAGAGCGGGTTCGGCCTGTTCGAGAAAATCGTGGGTGGCGGTGGCCGCGTGCGCGTGATCCCCGCACCGAATACCAACGAAAAGAGCCGCAAGTTCTTCGACGAGATGAACGACTGGGCGCGCCGCGAAGGGTTCGCCGGGCTGGGCTATGTCACGCGCAAAGGCGGCGAGTTCGGCGGCCCGATCGCCAAGAACCACGGCACCGAAGGCATGGAAAAGCTCTATGCCGAGCTGGGTCTGGGCGAGAACGACGGCCTGTTCTTCGCTGCGGGCAAGGAAAAGGACGCCGCCAAGCTGGCCGGCGCCGCACGCACTCGCGTGGCCGAGGAACTGAACCTGATCGAGGAAGACTGCTTCAAGTTCTGCTGGATCGTCGACTTCCCGATGTTCGAATATGACGAAGAGCTCAAGAAGGTCGATTTCAGCCACAACCCCTTCTCGATGCCGCAGGGCGAGATGGAAGCGCTGGAAACCAAGGACCCGCTCGATATCCTCGCTTGGCAGTACGACATCGTCTGCAACGGTTACGAGCTCTCCTCGGGCGCGATCCGGAACCACCGCCCGGACATCATGTACAAGGCGTTCGAACTGGCGGGTTACAGCCAAGCGGACGTCGACGAGAACTTCAGCGGTATGATCGAGGCATTCAAGCTTGGCGCACCGCCGCATGGCGGCTCTGCCCCGGGGATCGACCGGATCGTGATGCTGCTCGCCGACGAGCCGAACATTCGCGAAGTGATCGCCTTCCCGCTCAACCAGAAGGCACAGGACCTGATGATGGGCGCGCCCAACCTCGTCGGCCCGCGCCAGCTGCGCGACGTGCATATTCGGACCGTCGATGCGCCCAAGCCCCAGGGGGCAGAGGCGACCCGCGTCGACCACGCGGGCGACTGACCCGCAAGCGCACGGCGACAGGCTGTGCAGCGCGAACGAAAAAGGGCGCGGGACCTGCTCCCGCGCCCTTTCCTCGTGATTTCAGGACCTGTCAGTCGAACTGCTTGGCGGCGAAGTCGCCGAAGCGTTCGCCTGCGCAAATCTCACTGTATGCCAGCTGCACCACCGCGCGTTCCTGCACGTCGAGCTGATCGCTTTCGAGCGCCTGCTGGAATTTGTTCTTGATGTAGTCCTCGCCTTCCTCGACGCGCTCGGAGGCGGCTTCGTCGTCGTTCTTGAAGGCAGCGGTGACGCTCTGCCACATCTGGTGGGCTTCGCCGGTCAGCGTACCCTTGGTGACCAGTTCCTCACCCTGGCGCTGCAATTCGGCGTTCATTTGCTGGAGCGTCTGACCGCGTTGCTGGCCGCGCTGCTGCAAGGCTTGCGTGAGCTGCGGACTGTTCGCGGTTTCAGCCGCTTGGCGATAGCCTTCGACCGAATCGAAAGTGGTATCGGTAAGGCTCTTGAAAACGGTGCTAGCCATTGTTTTGTTTCCCTTTTTACAGCGTGTGCTATGTAGAGGAAATCAATCGCAACGCGTTTGGGTCCGGGCTACACGGCGAGTTGCCCTTGCGCTGCGCCGCTCCGTTGATTAGGGCGATTGGCAATTCAGAAACCCCCAAATTTGAGAGGGACACAAATGAGCGATACTGCCGACCGCGTGCAGAAAATTGTCGTCGAGCACCTCGGCGTCGAGGCCGACAAGGTCACCCAGGAAGCCAGCTTCATCGACGATCTCGGTGCGGACAGCCTCGACATCGTCGAGCTGGTCATGGCCTTCGAAGAGGAATTCGGCGTGGAAATCCCTGACGATGCGGCTGAGAAGATCACCACCGTCGGCGACGCGACCAAGTATATCGAAGAGCACAAGGGCTAAGCCTCGCGCTTTTCGAATCCCGCACTATATGCGGGACCGGACAGGCCCGACCCCATAGCGGGCCGGGCCTGTTGTCTTATCTGCGGAGAATTACATGCGTCGTGTGGTCGTAACCGGACTTGGCCTCGTCACCCCCCTGGGCGGTGACGTGGAGACTTCATGGAAGAACCTGATCGCGGGCAAGAGCGGAGCCGCGCAAATCACGCGCTTCGACACCGAGGGGCAGAAATGCACCATCGCCTGCGAGGTCAAGCCCAAGGACCACGAGTTCGGCTTCGACCCCGACAAGCGTGTCGACCACAAGGTCCAGCGACAGGTCGATCCGTTCATCATCTATGGCATCGATGCCGCGGGCCAGGCGCTTGAAGACGCCGGCCTCGATGAAATGGACGACGAGCTCAAGCTGCGCACCGGCGTCTCGATCGGTTCGGGCATCGGCGGTCTGCCGGGAATCGAGAAAGAAAGCATCGTGCTGCACGAACGCGGCCCCGGCCGTGTGTCGCCGCACTTCGTCCACGGGCGGCTGATCAATCTCATCTCGGGCCAGGTCTCGATCAAATACGGCCTGATGGGGCCCAACCACGCGGTGGTGACTGCGTGCTCCACCGGCGCGCACTCGATCGGCGATGCCGCGCGGATGATCGCGCTCGACGATGCCGACGTGATGCTGGCGGGCGGGGCCGAAGGCACCATCAACCCGCTGGGCGTGGCCGGCTTCGCACAGGCGCGCGCGCTCAACATGAGCATGAACGACCGCCCCACCGAAGCCAGCCGCCCCTATGACAGGGACCGCGACGGGTTCGTCATGGGCGAGGGCGCGGGCGTGGTGGTGCTCGAGGAATACGAACACGCCAAGGCACGCGGCGCGACGATCTATGCCGAAGTGGTCGGCTATGGCCTGTCGGGCGATGCCTATCACGTCACGGCACCGCATCCCGAAGGCAAGGGCGCCGAGCTGGCGATGCGGATGGCGCTCAAGAAAGCGGGCCTGACCGCTGCCGATATCGATTACGTCAACGCGCATGGCACGTCGACCATGGCCGACACGATCGAACTGGGCGCGGTCAAGCGCGTGCTCGGCGACGATTTGGGCGGTGCATCGATGAGCAGCACCAAATCCGCCATCGGGCACCTTCTGGGCGGCGCCGGTGCGGTTGAGGCGATCTTCTGCATCCTTGCGATCCGCGACCAGATCGTTCCGCCCACGCTCAATCTCGACAATCCCGATGAGGGCACCGAAGGCGTCGACCTGGTTCCCAAGCAGGCCAAGCAGCGCGAAGTGAAAGCGGTGCTCAACAACAGCTTCGGGTTCGGCGGCACCAATGCATCGCTGATCCTCAAACAGGTCGATTGATGTGAAAAAGGCCGGGTGCCTCATCGCAGGCGTCCTCGCGCTGGTTCTCGCCATCGGGGCGATCTGGTTTCTGTCGGGCTGGTGGGGCACCGCCGAGGTCGAGGAAGATACCAATTTTATCGTCCCGTCGGGGGCCAGCCTGACTTCGGTTGCCGACAAGCTCGGTGACGAGGGGCTGATTGCCAATCCCGAAGGCTTCCTGCTGCGCGCGAAGCTGTTCGGCTCGTCGGACCCGATCATGGCGGGCGAGTTCCTGCTGCCTGCCGGGGCGAGCAATGCGCAGATTCTGGACACCTTCCAGCATGGCGAGGTGATCCGGCGTTTTGTCACCATTCCCGAGGGCCTGCCCTCGGTACTGGTCCACGAACGACTGATGGCGGAAGACCACCTGACTGGCGAAATCCCCGTCCCGGTCGAAGGTTCGGTGCTGCCCGATACCTATGATTTCGAACGCGGCGAGGCGCGCAGCGCGGTGCTCGCGCGGATGCAGGCGGCGATGCAGAACTATCTCGCCGAAGCCTGGCCCAAGCGCGCACCGGACATCGCGGTCGACAATGTGAAGGACGCGGTCATCCTCGCCTCGATCGTCGAGAAGGAAACCGGCGTCGCGCGCGAGCGCAAGATGGTCGCCGGACTGTATTCCAACCGCGTGAAGGACGGCATGCTGCTGCAGGCCGATCCGACGATCATCTACCCGCTGACCAAGGGCAAGCCGCTGGGGCGGCGCATTCGCCAGTCGGAAATCGCCGCGATCAACGATTACAACACCTACACCATGGTCGGTCTGCCCAAGGGGCCGATCACCAATCCGGGGCGCGAAGCGATTGCGGCGGTGCTGAACCCGGCGGAAACGAGCGCGCGCTATATGGTTGCCGATGGCACCGGCGGCCACGCCTTTGCGGAGACGCTCGAAGAGCATAATCGCAATGTCGCCGAATGGTTCGAGATCCGCCGCCGACGCGGGGAAATGTGAGCGCGGCAGACGCCGCTCCGCTGATCCTGACCGCGCAATTGCCGCGCGACCTGCACGCCCGGTACACCGCGCTGCGAACCGAGCATTTCCCGCCCGAGCGCAATTACCTCGACGCGCATGTGACGCTGTTCCACGCGCTGCCGGCCATGTGCGAGGCGGAGGCCGGTACCTATCTCAAGCGGCTTGCGGGTGAGTTCGCGCCGGTGGCGGGGCAAGTCGAAGGGCTGATGTCGCTCGGCGGCGGCACTGCGATCAAGCTCTCCAGCCCCGACATGCTCGCGCTGCGCGACATGATCGCCGACCATTTTCGCGGCATGCTGACACAGCAGGACCAGCATCGCCCGCGCCTCCACGTCACCATCCAGAACAAGGTCACCAGCAAGGAGGCCAAGGCGCTGCAGGCGGCGCTCGCAGGCACGATCGAGCCCCGACCGTTCGCCTTTTGCGGGCTTGCGCTCTTTCGCTATCGCGGCGGGCCGTGGGAAGCGGTAAAGGAATTTGCATTCAGGGGCCGGAGCGCGGCATAAGAGCCCTGTTTTACGAAGGGACGGGGGATGGCCGAAATCGCCACTATACTGGCTTATATCGCGGCGCTGCTGGCGGTCGCGGCGATGGCAGCGACCACGATCAGGCAGCTGCGCTATGCGATGTTCGTCGCCGGCCTTGCAGCGCTGGCGCATTTTGCGCTGGCCGACCATCTCGGCTGGGCGATCATCGCCGCCGTCTTCCTAATCATCAATGGCATGCAAATATCGGTGCTGCGCCGCCGTGCGCGGCGTGGCGCGATGCTGGAAGAGGAAACCAGCCTGTTCCAGCGCCTGCTCGGCATCGAGGATCCCGGACGCCAGCAGCGCTTGCGCGACCTGATGGAATGGCGCGATGTCGAGGAGGGTGCGGTGCTGATGAAACAGAACCAGCCCGACCCACCGCTGATCTATGTCGCGCGCGGCGCGGCGCGGGTAGAGTGCGACGGCAAGGTCGTGGGCACCTGCGGTCCGGAGGAGTTCCTCGGCGAGATGAGCCTGGTGTCCGGCAAGACTGCCTCGGCGACGGTTATCGTGACCGAACGCACCCGCGTGGCGACGTTCGACCGCGATGCGCTGGCGCATTATGCGCGCGCGGTGCCCGAGGTCGATACCGCGCTGACGCATGCGCTCAACCGCGGTCTGGCGGCCAAGGTCCGGCGCATGAACGAGGCGGCATCGCAAGCATCCGCAGAAAACGCGGGCGAGTCGCATTTGCGCGGTTGACCGCAATCGCGGACCGCCCTAAACGCGCCGCCTGCCGAGGGGGCTATCGCCCCGGCATGCCTCTATGGGGCGGAGTAGCTCAGGTGGTTAGAGCAGCGGAATCATAATCCGCGTGTCGGGGGTTCAAGTCCCTCCTCCGCTACCAATTCCCGTGATACCCGTTCTCGGGCTATCCAACCGATGGCTACAGAAGCTTTTTAGGGCGCACGTCCTTTTCTCGCCTGACGCTTCCTTCTCCCGCAAAATTGCCGGCGACCTATGGCCGAAGAACTACACACCGTGGGAGCGATTTCCCAACGGCAGCAAGAGCCTGCGTTTTATGAAGAATCGAGGGCTTTATGCGTCTCTCGAGGGATCCTAATGTCAGGTTAGCTGGCGTATATTCTTGACAATGTCAGGTGATCTTGTGAGTCTTGCTGGGAGGAGGTCCTATCATGAGTGATGGTCCATACCGTTCATTGGCGATGTCACCGAAGTGGAAGCGCGTCGCAAAACGCGCTTTTCTCCCGTCTTTCTCAGCGCCCGAAATTTCTGAGGCCCTTCAGCAGGCGGCAGAACGAGACTGTCGTGCTGAGCTATCGGAAGGTCTCGTGCGTCATGTGACCGCGCTAGTTATCGGCCCAGAGGAGCCTGCCCTATTCCATGACTCGGTTGTTGGCGGCTTGGACGCACTTCATCGTAAGTGTTCCTCGCCTATGGAGCATGGGCTCGTGAAGAATGTGATCGACGCACTGCACGACGGCCTGAGCGGTCAAGCTGCACTTCGACAGGCGGCGGAAGCGAGTGTGTCGGATCGCCTGCTCTCTGGTTGTCGTCAGATCGAGGAGCACATGCATCGCGAAGCGTCCGATCGCCGAGCGCGGGATACTCGCGCCCGTCTCGATGAAGCATATAATAGCGTCGATTTGTCCGGGGTTGCTCGGATCCTACTGCGTGCTCCCGAAGCGCCCCCGCGAACCGAAAGCGTTGTCTATTCCGGCCTTGATGACGGAGCGCAGTTTTGATGCCAAAGCTTTATCACGTCGCTGATGCATCCCCACAACTCGTAGATGCAGTCGAGCCGGGAGAAAACCCTCGAGAGGGCGCGCGATTGGCGGCGCTTGGCGACGCCATTTCCTTGTCAATCGAAGGGTTGAATGATTTCTTCTTCGCGAATTGGCGCCCCGAGTTGATCGATTTGCTCGTGATTGCCGCCGCTGTCGAATATTGCGATCTTAGTGTTCGGCGTCCTGCGTGGGGGTGGGCGCGCTCATTCGATTTGCGCGTTGCGGTGCATGATACCGAGAAATGGTGCGCGCCGTTGATGCGCGATGCGCTCGAGGAGGCTCTCGCCTTTCTCACTGGAGATCGATGGAGCTTCAGCTTCATTAAACGGCGGGATCCAGTCGAAAAAATTAGTCCCCGCCGGTTTGAGTTAGACACCCCGGACAAGGTCATAACGCCCTACAGTGATGGACTCGATTCCAGAGCGGTTGCTGCAATTGTTGACGACCTCGAGAACGGCGGCCAAGTTCGCGTCCGGCTCGGCTCTAGGGGCGTGGATAGCGCCAAAGTTCCGCCAAATAAGCAGCGCTTCAGGACTGTCCCGTTCAAAGTGAAGCTTGGTAAGCGTCAACGTGTAGAGTCATCTGCACGTTCACGCGGTTTCAAGTTCGCCGTCATAACCGGGATCGCTGCCCAGCTTGCTTCAGTTGACCGCATAGTCGTCACTGAAAGTGGGCAGGGGGCGCTTGGACCAATCCTAGTGCCATCTGGCCAAACCTACCCGGATTATCGCGTCCATCCTGCTTTTACCCGGCGTATCGAACGCTTGTTTCTCGCCCTCACCGATAATGGTGTAAGTTATGAGTATCCGCGCATATGGAGCACCAAAGGTGAAACTCTCGCCGTCGCTAATTCGCTCGCCAATCCACCATCTTGGCATGATACGCGATCGTGCTGGCAGGATTCTCGCCGTGTCAGCTTTGCGGGGAAGCGCCGCCAGTGCGGTATTTGCGCGGCCTGCATGTTGCGACGTTTGAGTATGCACCGCGCTGGAATCGATGACCCAGCGTCGCAATATATCATGGAAGACCTGAGCGCGACCGAACTCGAGGAAGGCGTGGTGTCAGGTTTCTCCGATATTTCCCAGGCTTTTCGCGAGTATGGATTCGCTGGAATATTGCATCTAGATCACCTTGCGGCGCTTAGTGGGTCTATCCAACATGAGAGGGTTGTCCGCCGCGTCGCGCGTGAAACCGCTGTTGCGCTCGGTATTGAGATGACGGAAGGCGAAAGCGCATTAACCGACTTACTTGAACGACACCGTGCGGAGTGGCTCGATTTCCTATCAACCCTAGGTGACCGTTCGTTTGTGGCTCGAGTAGCTTTGGTGTCACCATGGCACTGATACCCGGTGGCTTAACGCCTCAGAGCGTCGGCGATCTGCTGCGGCAGGCTCGTGAGAATGCCAAAATCACTCAAGCTGCTGCGGCCGCTAATCTCGATGTCGCGCGCACCACGCTCGTTGCCATGGAAAAGGGGCAACGTCGGCCTCGCGTGAACGAGTTGCAGAAGCTTGCAGCTCTCTACGGCCTGTCACTCAATGAGTTGCTCCGTCAAGACGGCACTCGTGTCGATCTGAGGCCGCGTTTTCGTCATCTTGGAGAAGAGAGCGAAAAGCTCCAAGGCGCAATTGCGCTGCTTAACGACCTCGTTCAAGCGGAGGTCGAACTAGAGGATTTACTGGGTATCAAACGCACTCGGCTTGATCCGCCGGAGCGC contains:
- a CDS encoding 7-cyano-7-deazaguanine synthase gives rise to the protein MPKLYHVADASPQLVDAVEPGENPREGARLAALGDAISLSIEGLNDFFFANWRPELIDLLVIAAAVEYCDLSVRRPAWGWARSFDLRVAVHDTEKWCAPLMRDALEEALAFLTGDRWSFSFIKRRDPVEKISPRRFELDTPDKVITPYSDGLDSRAVAAIVDDLENGGQVRVRLGSRGVDSAKVPPNKQRFRTVPFKVKLGKRQRVESSARSRGFKFAVITGIAAQLASVDRIVVTESGQGALGPILVPSGQTYPDYRVHPAFTRRIERLFLALTDNGVSYEYPRIWSTKGETLAVANSLANPPSWHDTRSCWQDSRRVSFAGKRRQCGICAACMLRRLSMHRAGIDDPASQYIMEDLSATELEEGVVSGFSDISQAFREYGFAGILHLDHLAALSGSIQHERVVRRVARETAVALGIEMTEGESALTDLLERHRAEWLDFLSTLGDRSFVARVALVSPWH